A stretch of DNA from Rhizobium sp. EC-SD404:
GATCGTCGACGATCGCGGCCCAGGGCGTCAGCCCATTGTCGATCGGGTGGACCTTGACCACCAGCAGCGCGTCTTTCGGTGCGTGCGTCGCAAAGGACGCAACGACATCGGCGAGTGCCGTCCGAAGCCCGTCGCGATAGCCATGCTGGCGGATCTGGTAGTCGGTCTCCAGCTGCAACGGAAACAGGAAAATGGAGCCGTCATGATGCTCGATCTGGGCCAGCGCTCGGTCTCTGGCGTTGCGTCGTGCCGATCGCTTCAGGGCCTTGCCGATCCAGCCGCGCCATTCGTCCAGCGTGCTGTGAAGGGCATGGTTGCGGTAGAATGGATAGGCGAATGGCGCACCGACGAGATTGGCAAAATGATAGGCCACATCGTAGGCCGCATAGAGCAGAAAGCTCGATTTGAACGATCGAGGCTCGGCCAGGGGGAATCGAGGTTGTCGATCCGCCTCGAATGCAGCCGGGATGCCGGAATGTCCACCCATGCCATGCGGCTCGATCGTCAACAGTCCGGGCCGGAGATAGCCTTGCTCGACGATGGATACCCGGATGCCGAGATCCCTGGCGACGCCGATTGCGTCGCGGTGGAACGGCCGACCATCCCCGAGGCAGACGAGATCGGTGATCGCCCTGTCCTCCATGATCGCACGCGCGGTTTGCGGCCAGGCTTCGGGCGCCTTGCGGAACGCGACGTAGTCGCCTGCGCCGGAAAGCCAGAAGAGCCGGTCGCCGGGGCAGGTGCCGACCCTCAGCGTCTCGGCCCCTGAGCGCCTCAACTCACGCGCAACACGGGCGAAGAAGGGAGAGGAGGGGCCTTGCAGGAAAAGGAAACGGCGCACTGGCAGGCGATCTGTCATTCATCGGTGGGGAAGCGCGTCACGCGCGCACTTGGCATTTAACATTGCACGCGCGGTCGGCCTGTGCAATCGACGGGCGCCGATCCACCGCAGCTTGTGCAATGTCTGACACCAAACGCCTGACGATCCTGTTCCTCCAGGGCCACCCATCGCGCTTCTGGAGCGCCTTGGGCGATGGCCTGGACGCGGCCGGCCATCGCGTACTGAAGGTGAATTTCTCGCTCGGCGACCGCGTCTTCTGGCGCCGCAAGGGTGCCGTCGATTACCGCGGGCGCATGGGCAAGTGGGGTGCCTGGCTGACCGATTTCATCCGGACCAACGGCGTCACCGACATCTATTACTATGCCGACCGTCTGCCGTATCACGCCGAGGCGCTGGAGATATCGCGCTCCCTCGGCGTGCGCTGCTGGGCGATCGAATTCGGCTATCTGCGTCCGGACTGGCTGACCTTCGAGCCGGAGGCGATGGGCGCCCGCTCCCTTTTTCCAAAGACCCGCGAAGGCATCGCTGAGCGTGCCGCGCGCCATGCCATGCCCGATCTGCGGCCGCGCTATCACCATACGTTTTCCGAGGAAGCCTTCGGCGAAGTCACCTTCGCGCTGCTCTCGGAAGCCGGTCGGCCGGCCTATCCCTTCTACCGCTCCGATCGCTACTATTGGCCGGGCTTCGATTATCTCGCCTGGCTCGTCGTGCTGGCGGGCGAATTGCGCGCCAAGCGTCGCGCGGGTGAAGTCGAAGCGCGGCTCATGCGCGAGAATGCGCCCTACAACATGGTCGCGATGCAATTGCAGCAGGATTACCAGATCCGCGCTTCGTCGCCCTACGATCACCTGGAAGAGTTCCTTGAGGAGATCGTCTCGTCCTTCGCCAAAAACGCGCCGGCGGACCGCCGACTGCTCTTCAAGATGCACCCGCTCGACAATGGGCTCGAGAACTGGCCGCGCAGGCTGAAGCGGCTCGAAAAGCGTCATGGCATCGTCGGGCGCACCGATCTCATCCGCGGTGGCGATCTTGGCAACCTTATCCGCTCTTCGCAGGGGGTGATCTACGTGAATTCAACGGTCGGCCTTCACTGCATCATGAACCGCAAGCCGTCGATCGCCATGGGGTCCGCCGTGTTCGACATTGAAGGCCTGACCCACCAGGGCGGCATCGACAGTTTCTGGCGCGACCCGGAGCCGGTGGATGGGCCTTTCCTCGAGCTCTTCCTGCGGGCATTGATGGATATCCAGGTGCGCGGCACATTCTACGGCGATGAGGGCAGGGAAGCCGCCATCGCCGAGATCGTCCGGCGCATGGATGCCCTGGCGGCGAGCGGCGAGACCGGATACGGCCTGCCGCCGCTGCCTCCCGCGCACTAGCTTTAAACAGGAACAGCGATGCAGCATGTCGTCATCACCGGAGGATCGAGCGGCATCGGCGAAGCCTTCGCCCGTCTGCACCTCGCGCGCGGCGATCGCGTATCCCTGATCGCGCGGGACGCCGAACGCCTTGTCGCCTGCAAGAACAAGCTCGCGGCGTCGGGCGGTACTTTGTCCACGCATTCCGCCGATGTGCGTGACGCAGCGGCGCTGGAGGCGGCGATCGCGGCTGCCGAAGCAGAGTTCGGCCCGACGACGCGGTTGATCACCTCGGCAGGCGTTGCCGTTCCAGGCTATTTCGAAGCGCTGGATGCCGACAGTTTCCGCGAGCAGATGGATATCAATTTCCACGGCACGGTCCATGCCGTGCGGGCGGTCTACGATGGCATGACGCAGAGACGCAGCGGCGAAATCCTGCTTGTCTCGTCCGCGGCCGCCTTCGTGGGCTTGTTCGGCTACACGGCCTACGGGGCATCGAAATTCGCCGTTGCGGGCTTTGCGGAATCGTTGCGGGCTGAAGCGCGCCGCCATGACATCAAGGTCGCCGTCTGTTTTCCGCCAGACACCGAAACGCCCCAGCTGGAAGCGGAAAGCAGGCTGAAGCCGCCGGAAACCGCGAGGATTACCAAGTCAGGCGGCATCATGACGGCCGATCAACTGGCGACAAGCGTCGTTCGCGATTTCGAGCGAGGCAAATTCGCCATCTATCCCGGTTTGCGCGTGTCGCTTCTCGGCAGGTTCTCCAGCCTTGCCCGCCCTGCCATCAATCGCTGGCTGGACCGAACGGCGGAGCGGGCCGATCGCTAGCTTGGTTGATGCTGCTTCGATCCCTTGCGTGCTAGGTTGCGCGCAAAGGGGACGATGGACTGAATTGGTTTCAAGGATGAAGACGGTGCGCCCACTGCGATTGCGCAAAACGGCTTTCGGTCTCATCGCAACGCTTGCCCTTGTGGCGGTCGTCGAGCCGTCACCCACATTCGCCCAGGCGTCGGAGCCAGAGGCCGAAACGAGACAGACAGTCGAGCCGATCGACAAGGGCGGTCGCATCAAGTCGCTGCGCCAGCCCACGGACCGACCGTCGCGGCTTCTCTCGAAGCGCGTGGAGCGCGTGACGGCGCGACCGGAAGTTTTGTGCGGCGCCCTGTCCGTGTTCGGTCTGGTCGAACCGGGATTGCAATCTGTGCTCCTGCGCAATGGCGCCTGGGAGTGCTCGCCGGTTCTCGCGAATGTTGAACCGGTGCCCGACGAGGGGCCTGCAACCTCCCTGTTCACGCTGGTGCGCGGGCGTGGGAGCCTTGATCCGCCGACGATCCGTATCAAGCTGAACGAACTGGATGCCGCGACGTCCGATAGCGCCCGCAATACCGTGCTGAGTGCCATGCGCAGCGCAGTGCGCAATTACGGCATGGAACTGCCGACGGGTCACATCGCTGCTCTGGAAGACATGGAGCGCGTCGATAGGGTCGAAAACGGACTCAGGCTGCGCATCACGCCTGAAATGGGCGATGCGCGCCGGCTGAACATTCTGCTGGAATTTGTCGGCGAGCCCGAGCCCGAGCCTACGGAAGCGGCCTCGGACATGGCGTCTCCTGAACCCGCTTCGCTGGACGAGCGCATGGGCGCGACGGACTAGGCTTAGTGCTTCGGCAGCCAGTGCCGAGCCTGCGGCAGGTGGTCGAGCTTCTGCAGTTCCGGGTTCGACCGGTCTCGCGAATGCAGCGGGCTCGATGCCGGGTCCACGAAGTGCGTGGTGCGGTGCAGGCGGCGCAGATTGTCCTTTTCGCGCTCGAAACGCACTTTGTTCTCCGGGCTCTTTTCCGAGCCGCGCGTCGCGGACTCGTGGTGGTGCAGGCAGGCAAACGGCGTCCAGATCACCCGCCAACCGGCACGGTAGGCGCGCAGGCAATAGTCCACATCATTGTAGGCGACGGGAAAATTTTCCTCGTCGAACGCGCCGATCTCGGCGCGGCAGTCGCCTGAAATCAGCATCGCTGCCCCGGTAACGCAGCTCATCGAGGAGCGCACATGCAGCCGGTTCATCGGTCCGGGGAAATTCGCCGAACGATTGAGATACCAGTGGCCGGCAAGCCCGCCGAAACCAGCGATCACGCCGGCATGCTGAATCTTATCGTTGGGATAAAGAAGCTTGGCCCCGA
This window harbors:
- a CDS encoding capsular biosynthesis protein, which gives rise to MRRFLFLQGPSSPFFARVARELRRSGAETLRVGTCPGDRLFWLSGAGDYVAFRKAPEAWPQTARAIMEDRAITDLVCLGDGRPFHRDAIGVARDLGIRVSIVEQGYLRPGLLTIEPHGMGGHSGIPAAFEADRQPRFPLAEPRSFKSSFLLYAAYDVAYHFANLVGAPFAYPFYRNHALHSTLDEWRGWIGKALKRSARRNARDRALAQIEHHDGSIFLFPLQLETDYQIRQHGYRDGLRTALADVVASFATHAPKDALLVVKVHPIDNGLTPWAAIVDDLKKDHGCERVVFLDGGDLDRLMQRCAGIVTVNSTVGLSALAFGRPVKALGSAIYDLEGLTDDQALDRFWQAPMLPTPTRMSDFLVFLKSAVLVPGAFEGEGAIPGARAVADRLIAPPPF
- a CDS encoding capsular biosynthesis protein, whose product is MSDTKRLTILFLQGHPSRFWSALGDGLDAAGHRVLKVNFSLGDRVFWRRKGAVDYRGRMGKWGAWLTDFIRTNGVTDIYYYADRLPYHAEALEISRSLGVRCWAIEFGYLRPDWLTFEPEAMGARSLFPKTREGIAERAARHAMPDLRPRYHHTFSEEAFGEVTFALLSEAGRPAYPFYRSDRYYWPGFDYLAWLVVLAGELRAKRRAGEVEARLMRENAPYNMVAMQLQQDYQIRASSPYDHLEEFLEEIVSSFAKNAPADRRLLFKMHPLDNGLENWPRRLKRLEKRHGIVGRTDLIRGGDLGNLIRSSQGVIYVNSTVGLHCIMNRKPSIAMGSAVFDIEGLTHQGGIDSFWRDPEPVDGPFLELFLRALMDIQVRGTFYGDEGREAAIAEIVRRMDALAASGETGYGLPPLPPAH
- a CDS encoding SDR family oxidoreductase, translated to MQHVVITGGSSGIGEAFARLHLARGDRVSLIARDAERLVACKNKLAASGGTLSTHSADVRDAAALEAAIAAAEAEFGPTTRLITSAGVAVPGYFEALDADSFREQMDINFHGTVHAVRAVYDGMTQRRSGEILLVSSAAAFVGLFGYTAYGASKFAVAGFAESLRAEARRHDIKVAVCFPPDTETPQLEAESRLKPPETARITKSGGIMTADQLATSVVRDFERGKFAIYPGLRVSLLGRFSSLARPAINRWLDRTAERADR
- a CDS encoding DUF6030 family protein codes for the protein MRPLRLRKTAFGLIATLALVAVVEPSPTFAQASEPEAETRQTVEPIDKGGRIKSLRQPTDRPSRLLSKRVERVTARPEVLCGALSVFGLVEPGLQSVLLRNGAWECSPVLANVEPVPDEGPATSLFTLVRGRGSLDPPTIRIKLNELDAATSDSARNTVLSAMRSAVRNYGMELPTGHIAALEDMERVDRVENGLRLRITPEMGDARRLNILLEFVGEPEPEPTEAASDMASPEPASLDERMGATD